The Euleptes europaea isolate rEulEur1 chromosome 19, rEulEur1.hap1, whole genome shotgun sequence genome includes a window with the following:
- the LOC130491683 gene encoding translation initiation factor IF-2-like — protein sequence MGREARTTPERRRGARGSPRHTPAPSLAGGDPPWTGPLCSPGDGSSSTLDVAKPRPEPNSPAPQPRRAARALAVGRRRKRPSPRSPCEEPDAPSWPPGARQQPCPLRSRRRPRAAAPLTPKSAAAAAAMTSARQRRRQRPVPLPPGALRASASPICRGGSPRGARVQVLPAASGGRAGHSCALAGRPLGLLRDAAAHEVRAAPPGPHAGRAQRAARSGPSKLFLASPSPPAPPEISAPPLASWRLCKPGLESGMGRAGESGAGRGRSAPPPQTSRTPARHGREGGGSRSAASQAGARVGERRGLPSGSVETRRRPRGGGGQTACRGGRSEADSSSARAASGTQGSRRAHLIPCPYKPCGQSANHTDPVVFLSKPPSGTTASDSVSWLPPNLRQSSKQQH from the exons ATGGGGAGAGAGGCTCGGACAACGCCAGAGCGCAGACGGGGCGCCCGGGGATCGCCGCGCCACACTCCTGCTCCAAGCCTGGCCGGGGGAGACCCACCCTGGACCGGCCCACTCTGCAGCCCAGGCGACGGTTCCAGCTCCACCCTGGACGTGGCTAAGCC ACGCCCTGAGCCGAACAGCCCTGCGCCCCAGCCCCGCCGAGCCGCCCGGGCGCTGGccgtggggaggaggaggaagaggccgtCCCCACGGTCCCCCTGCGAAGAGCCCGACGCCCCGAGCTGGCCCCCGGGGGCGCGCCAGCAGCCCTGCCCCCTCCGCTCCCGTCGCCGGCCGCGCGCCGCGGCCCCACTTACGCCAAaaagcgcggcggcggcggcggcgatgaCCAGCGCCAGGCAACGGCGGCGGCAGCGCCCCGTCCCGCTGCCGCCGGGGGCCCTCCGAGCCTCGGCGTCTCCCATCTGCAGGGGCGGATCCCCCCGGGGGGCGCGGGTTCAAGTCCTGCCTGCGGCGTCGGGCGGGCGAGCGGGCCACTCCTGCGCGCTAGCCGGACGCCCCCTCGGCTTGCTGCGGGATGCTGCCGCTCATGAGGTGCGGGCCGCGCCGCCGGGACCTCACGCTGGCCGAGCGCAAAGGGCAGCCCGCTCCGGCCCCAGCAAACTTTTCCTCGCGTCTCCCTCCCCGCCAGCGCCGCCCGAAATCTCCGCTCCGCCACTCGCCTCCTGGCGCCTCTGCAAACCTGGCCTGGAGTCCGGGATGGGACGCGCCGGGGAGAGtggagcggggagggggcggagcgCCCCGCCGCCCCAGACCTCGCGTACCCCCGCCCGCCACGgccgggaaggaggggggagccgGAGCGCGGCCAGCCAGGCCGGCGCGAGAGTGGGCGAAAGGCGAGGGCTCCCCAGCGGCAGTGTGGAAACCCGACGccggccccggggggggggggggcagacggCTTGCAGGGGCGGCCGGAGCGAGGCGGATTCTTCCAGCGCCCGGGCTGCGTCCGGCACGCAAGGCTCTCGCAGGG CCCACCTCATCCCTTGTCCCTACAAGCCCTGTGGCCAGTCAGCCAACCACACAGACCCCGTGGTCTTTCTGAGCAAGCCCCCGTCAGGCACCACAGCCTCGGACTCCGTCTCCTGGCTGCCACCCAACCTCAGGCAAAGCTCCAAACAGCAGCACTGA
- the CELA3B gene encoding chymotrypsin-like elastase family member 3B: MWRFFITLLLAVGAHGCGEPTYAPLGRVVNGQDAVPYSWPWQISLQYESNGEFYHTCGGSLIAPNWVMTAGHCISSSLRYKVVLGEYDRSNEEGSEQHILVNSEDIFVHPGWNNNCVSCGDDVALLKLSRDAVLNDKVQLGCLPPPGDLLPNDYPCFISGWGRLYTGGPLPSKLQQALLPAVDHAHCSQPTWWGTTVKKTMVCAGGDIRAGCNGDSGGPLNCQAADGRWYVHGVTSFVSAWGCNTLRKPTVFTRVSAFNSWLEETIANN, encoded by the exons ATGTGGAGGTTCTTCATCACACTCCTGCTGGCAGTTGGAG CTCATGGTTGTGGAGAGCCCACCTATGCCCCCCTGGGAAGAGTAGTGAATGGTCAGGATGCTGTGCCTTATAGTTGGCCCTGGCAG ATCTCCCTGCAGTATGAGAGCAACGGAGAGTTCTACCACACTTGTGGAGGAAGCCTTATTGCCCCCAACTGGGTCATGACTGCTGGACACTGCATCTC CTCATCCCTCCGGTACAAAGTTGTGCTGGGTGAGTACGACAGGAGCAATGAAGAGGGCTCTGAGCAGCACATCCTTGTAAACTCAGAGGACATCTTTGTACATCCTGGCTGGAACAACAACTGTGTATCTTGTGG GGATGATGTTGCCCTGCTCAAGCTGTCGCGTGATGCAGTACTCAATGATAAAGTGCAGCTAGGATGCCTCCCACCCCCGGGAGACCTGCTTCCCAATGACTACCCTTGCTTCATCAGTGGCTGGGGTCGCCTCTACA CTGGTGGACCTCTCCCCTCCAAACTGCAGCAGGCATTGCTCCCAGCAGTGGACCATGCGCACTGCTCGCAGCCTACTTGGTGGGGAACCACTGTCAAGAAGACCATGGTTTGTGCCGGAGGGGACATACGTGCTGGCTGCAAT GGTGACTCTGGTGGCCCCCTCAACTGCCAGGCTGCTGATGGGAGATGGTATGTCCATGGTGTTACTAGCTTTGTGTCTGCCTGGGGGTGCAACACCTTGAGGAAACCCACTGTCTTCACCCGGGTCTCCGCTTTCAACTCCTGGCTTGAAGAG ACGATTGCCAACAATTGA